A DNA window from Streptococcus mutans contains the following coding sequences:
- the mubM gene encoding mutanobactin A biosynthesis alpha/beta hydrolase MubM: protein MITSKDNLTLIFVHACGVGNWMWYKQKDYFSNFSCMFIELPEHGDNYNIQPFSVKSAIKMIDKTVRSASGEVVLIGHEMGARLILNYLAEYTNDKVKKIVLSSTMIKTVKEGLFHKILPAKIIEKEFEKKNKNLQNIDFIKKTLDYYGVEEEYKDYYLNDMKRYKPRQLIKIIQEGLLKKLPLNLFIDNDIPALILVGEKETNANRLSAKLLSEYFSNSELIIVDNSTDNHIRTNSMVFNDRVKNFILT from the coding sequence ATGATTACTAGTAAAGATAACTTAACTTTAATTTTTGTGCATGCTTGTGGAGTTGGAAACTGGATGTGGTATAAACAAAAGGATTATTTTTCAAATTTTTCTTGTATGTTTATAGAACTTCCAGAACATGGAGATAATTATAATATTCAACCATTTAGTGTTAAAAGTGCTATTAAAATGATTGATAAAACTGTCAGAAGTGCTTCTGGAGAAGTTGTTTTAATCGGTCATGAAATGGGAGCAAGACTTATTTTAAACTATTTAGCAGAATATACAAATGATAAAGTTAAAAAAATTGTTTTGTCTAGTACTATGATAAAAACTGTTAAAGAAGGCTTATTTCATAAAATTTTACCTGCTAAAATAATTGAAAAAGAATTCGAAAAAAAGAATAAAAATTTGCAAAATATAGACTTTATAAAAAAAACTCTTGATTATTATGGAGTTGAAGAAGAATATAAAGATTATTATTTAAATGATATGAAAAGATATAAACCTAGGCAACTGATAAAAATTATTCAAGAAGGCTTGCTAAAAAAACTTCCTTTAAATTTATTTATTGACAATGATATCCCAGCTTTAATTTTAGTTGGTGAGAAGGAGACAAATGCTAACAGATTGTCCGCAAAGTTATTAAGTGAGTATTTTTCAAATAGTGAGTTAATTATAGTTGATAATTCGACAGATAATCATATTAGAACGAATTCTATGGTATTTAATGATAGAGTTAAAAATTTTATTTTAACCTGA